From the Pseudomonadota bacterium genome, the window AATTCATATTCGTTAATTACAGGAAGTAACGGGTGACCAGTACACAAGTCTTGTATGGTAACCCTTACCGTCTCATATCCTCTGGCAAAATTAAATCTGTCAAACTCGGTGGTAGGACACTTTTTAAAGAATCTGAATTGAACAGATTCATTGAAAGTCTGGATCATATTAAAAAACATAAAAAGAAGAAATAACATTTTTCTTCAGTCACTTCGTAAGGGATATTCCTTGTTCTTTTCATAAGAGCATAGGCTGTGTGTTTATTTCTTAAATACTGTAGTGTTCTCTCACCCCATCCCTCAAAATGCAATCCTGACGTAATTATGAAGGTCATTTATTTCTGTAGGTGCTAAGATGTAAGAAAATCTGACAAAAGAGGTGATTATTTAAAATTGCTTTCTATCATTCAAATAACTCTGGATGGCTGCCCGTTCTTTCAAAGATGATAATCTTTTCTTCCTTATTGAGTTTATAGACAAGCAACCAATCAGGTTCTATATGACATTCTCTCCGGTCTTTGAAGTATCCCATAAGGGTATGGTCTCTATATTTTTTATCCAAGTTTCTTTCTTCGATGAGGGTATTAATGATGAGCTTCAATTTCTCGATATCTTTACTGCCTGATTTTTCTAAGCGTTTGACATCCTTCTTAAATTGTTTTGTAAAGAAGGGCCTGAGCATTATACTCCTAACTTTTTGAACATATCCTTAGCATTTTTGCACTCGATAATGTCTTTCCCCTGGTCAGTTTTTTTAAATGTATTTAAAGTGATTTTGTTGGGTATTTCCACATTAAAGGGTAATCCTCTGCGAATCCTCACCTGATTGTAAAATAGATTTATGGCCTGTGTCTCGTTTAACCCTAATTCTCTGAAGATGGTATTCACATCTTCTTTCAATTCAGGGTCTGTCCTTGCCCTAATCATTGCTGT encodes:
- a CDS encoding type II toxin-antitoxin system YafQ family toxin; translated protein: MLRPFFTKQFKKDVKRLEKSGSKDIEKLKLIINTLIEERNLDKKYRDHTLMGYFKDRRECHIEPDWLLVYKLNKEEKIIIFERTGSHPELFE
- a CDS encoding type II toxin-antitoxin system RelB/DinJ family antitoxin gives rise to the protein MAKTAMIRARTDPELKEDVNTIFRELGLNETQAINLFYNQVRIRRGLPFNVEIPNKITLNTFKKTDQGKDIIECKNAKDMFKKLGV